A window from Hemicordylus capensis ecotype Gifberg chromosome 2, rHemCap1.1.pri, whole genome shotgun sequence encodes these proteins:
- the ATG12 gene encoding ubiquitin-like protein ATG12, with product MQQRFCLETKALCVHATVLVTCFLKELIKVGLRGRLFLLPVMSEGNGELLPPILLSPQDGGRGEGGEEAAEGGGTAGAAVGVLEPAPASAVSPVTEEPAGDTRKKIDVLLKAVGDTPIMKTKKWNVERTRTIQGLIDFIKKFLKLVASEQLFIYVNQSFAPSPDQEVGTLYECFGSDGKLVLHYCKSQAWG from the exons ATGCAGCAGCGCTTCTGCCTAGAAACAAAAG CTCTATGTGTACACGCCACTGTCTTGGTCACGTGCTTCTTGAAAGAGCTTATAAAAGTGGGCCTGAGAGGGCGGCTGTTTTTGCTTCCTGTCATGTCGGAAGGGAACGGAGAGCTGTTACCGCCGATTCTTCTGTCGCCTCAGGATGGAGGCCGAGGTGAAGGAGGGGAAGAGGCGGCCGAAGGAGGAGGAACAGCTGGCGCTGCGGTGGGAGTGCTTGAGCCGGCTCCCGCCTCCGCCGTTTCCCCGGTGACCGAGGAACCTGCAGGAGACACTAGAAAGAAAA TTGATGTTCTGCTCAAGGCTGTTGGAGATACCCCTATAATGAAGACTAAGAAGTGGAATGTAGAGAGAACCCGCACAATCCAGGGGCTTATTGACTTTATTAAAAAGTTTCTCAAACTTGTGGCCTCAGAACAGCTG TTTATTTATGTGAACCAGTCCTTTGCACCTTCTCCAGACCAGGAAGTTGGAACACTATATGAG TGTTTTGGCAGTGATGGCAAGCTGGTACTGCATTATTGTAAATCACAGGCCTGGGGATGA